One segment of Setaria viridis chromosome 4, Setaria_viridis_v4.0, whole genome shotgun sequence DNA contains the following:
- the LOC140222520 gene encoding uncharacterized protein, protein MASSTKTARFLVLALLVVSAVIMPSSVCHGIRGVGLGSGGALDPNHPACIGPCPGRGQPYTPRPGGGPGVYYPSTPAAQSNGENLHP, encoded by the exons ATGGCGTCCTCCACCAAAACCGCCCGTTTCCTCGTGCTCGCACTGCTCGTCGTCTCCGCGGTGATCATGCCCAGCTCCGTCTGCCATGGAATCCGTGGCGTTG GGCTAGGTTCCGGCGGAGCTTTGGACCCCAACCATCCTGCGTGCATCGGACCGTGCCCAGGTCGTGGTCAACCCTACACGCCCCGTCCCGGCGGCGGGCCTGGTGTCTACTACCCTAGCACACCCGCTGCACAATCCAACGGAGAGAACCTACATCCTTGA